A genomic region of Vitreimonas flagellata contains the following coding sequences:
- a CDS encoding TIR domain-containing anti-phage reverse transcriptase — translation MPLTSIEDAEGLRLPDGRLVLSARDAAIYFGVSFGKLTHALYRADDEQRYRAFEIPKRTGGMRQIYAPHGIIRECQEKLAPVLQEFYAAHPAAHGFIKERSILSNAKLHTGQRYVLNVDLEDFFPSINFGRVRGLFMAAPFKLGPAAASVFAQLCTHRNGLPQGAPTSPPLSNFISAQLDRALSRLARENGVRYSRYADDITFSTNQGAFPPAIAVTSRGEDGGEGVRTGEALERAVIASGFAINHRKVRLQKRDQRQSVTGLNVNEKANVARKRIRRIRAMLHAWQKHGLEAAAAEHYLRHRGMLQLPQNFDRAYRNVVYGQLAFVKMVRGADDPVFLNLCAKVLEIDPNPSRFIRQMVFGADDYDVFISHASEDKHEIARPIFEACAKLGLKAFLDEAHIGWGQSFTQKINTALGSARTVLAVVSSTSVSKEWPIVEVNTALALEVSGQKKVVPLIVGKPDLSKLPLIRGKDAMVWNGDSAAVAKRLKAAVSGDAPRRPVITPSRTALPPVSAAPASATAPLRQAPVGTGPWAPPPPRKRKLSFFELLFGRRKR, via the coding sequence ATGCCTCTCACTTCCATTGAAGACGCCGAAGGCCTGCGGCTCCCGGATGGACGCTTGGTGCTCAGTGCGCGCGACGCGGCGATCTATTTCGGCGTCTCGTTCGGCAAGCTCACGCACGCGCTCTATCGCGCCGATGATGAGCAGCGCTATCGCGCGTTTGAGATCCCGAAGCGCACCGGCGGCATGCGCCAAATCTACGCGCCGCATGGCATCATTCGCGAGTGCCAGGAGAAGCTCGCACCAGTGCTGCAAGAATTCTACGCCGCGCACCCGGCAGCGCACGGCTTCATCAAAGAGCGCAGTATTCTCAGCAACGCCAAGCTGCATACCGGCCAGCGCTACGTGCTGAATGTCGATCTGGAAGACTTCTTCCCAAGCATCAATTTCGGTCGCGTGCGCGGCCTCTTCATGGCCGCACCCTTCAAGCTCGGGCCGGCCGCGGCCTCCGTGTTTGCGCAACTTTGCACGCATAGAAACGGCCTGCCGCAAGGCGCGCCGACTTCGCCGCCGCTTTCCAACTTCATCTCCGCGCAACTCGATCGCGCGCTGTCGCGTCTCGCGCGTGAGAACGGCGTCCGTTATTCGCGCTATGCCGACGACATCACGTTCTCCACGAACCAAGGCGCGTTTCCCCCGGCGATTGCGGTAACCTCGCGCGGCGAGGATGGCGGCGAGGGCGTGCGCACGGGCGAAGCGCTGGAGCGTGCTGTGATCGCGAGCGGCTTCGCCATCAATCATCGCAAAGTGCGGTTGCAGAAGCGCGATCAGCGCCAGAGCGTCACCGGCCTCAACGTCAATGAAAAGGCCAATGTCGCGCGCAAACGCATCCGGCGCATCCGCGCCATGCTGCACGCGTGGCAAAAGCACGGGCTGGAGGCCGCCGCGGCCGAGCATTATCTGCGCCATCGCGGCATGCTGCAGCTGCCGCAAAACTTCGACCGCGCGTACCGCAATGTCGTCTATGGCCAGCTTGCCTTCGTGAAGATGGTGCGCGGCGCGGACGATCCGGTTTTCCTCAATCTGTGCGCCAAGGTGCTGGAGATCGATCCGAACCCATCGCGCTTCATTCGCCAGATGGTGTTCGGCGCCGACGATTATGACGTCTTCATCAGCCACGCCAGCGAGGACAAGCACGAGATCGCGCGGCCCATTTTCGAGGCCTGCGCCAAGCTCGGCCTGAAGGCGTTCTTGGACGAAGCGCATATCGGCTGGGGCCAGAGCTTTACGCAAAAGATCAACACAGCCCTGGGCTCAGCGCGCACCGTGTTGGCGGTGGTGTCGAGCACGTCTGTCTCGAAGGAATGGCCGATCGTGGAGGTCAACACGGCGCTGGCGCTGGAGGTGTCGGGGCAGAAGAAGGTTGTGCCGCTGATTGTCGGCAAACCCGATCTCTCCAAGCTGCCGCTCATTCGCGGCAAGGATGCGATGGTCTGGAACGGCGACAGCGCCGCTGTGGCCAAGCGGCTCAAAGCGGCCGTCTCCGGCGATGCGCCGCGCCGGCCCGTGATCACGCCGTCGCGCACGGCGCTGCCGCCCGTCTCCGCCGCGCCAGCTTCCGCGACGGCGCCGCTGCGGCAAGCGCCGGTCGGCACAGGGCCCTGGGCGCCGCCGCCGCCGCGCAAACGTAAGCTCAGTTTCTTCGAATTGCTGTTTGGCCGCAGGAAGCGGTGA